AGAGGATCGTCACCGAGGAGTACAAACGGGCGGGAATGACGCCGGCCATGGTGAATACGGGGGCGATCATCATCACCGGAGACACGGCGCGCAAGAAGAATGCCAACCAGCTGCTTTCGGCGCTCTCCGCGCTGAGCGGCGATTTCGTGGTGGCGACGGCGGGGCCGGACCTTGAGTCCGTCCTGTCGGCGCGCGGCGCGGGTACGGACAAGATATCCGAGGACAACCGCGCGGTGGTCGCGAATCTGGATGTCGGCGGCGGCACGAGCAACATCGCGCTCTATGAGAAGGGCAGCCTGCGCGGCGTCACCTGCCTCGACATCGGCGGCCGCCTTGTGAAGGTGGAGAACGACTTCATCACCTACGTCTATCCGAAGATAGAAAAGATCGCCGCCGACAACGGGCTCGCCGTCAAAGCGGGCGAGAGGGCGGACGCGGAGCGGCTGCGCAGCCTCTGCCGCCTGATGGCGGGATACCTCGCGGAGGCTGTCGGCCTTCTGCCGCGGTCGGAGAGCTGCCGTTACCTTTATACGAACGACGGCAAGGGGCTCCCCGAGGGGCTTCCCGCTATCACGGGAGTGACCTTCTCGGGCGGCGTGGCAGACTTTGTTTACAGCCCTTCGCAGGGCGACCTTTTCCGTTTCGGAGACATCGGCGTCATCCTAGGGGACGAGATCAGAAAGCAGCCCGCCTTCTCGCAGGTGAAGCTCTATACGCCGGCGGAGACGATCCGGGCGACGGTGGTCGGCGCGGGGACCTGCGCCACGGAGATCAGCGGCAGCACGATCGCCTACACGCCGGGGATACTGCCGATACAGAATATCCCGATCCTGCGCGTGCCGGATGAGGATGAGGCTACTCCCGAAAGGGTGGAGCGCTCGATAAAGTTCCAGCTGCCGCTCTTTATGCCGGAGGGGCGGCAGGAGCAGATCGCGATCTCGCTCTCGGGCGACCGCTATAAGTCGTTTTCCGCGGTACAGCGGCTGGCCGAGGCGGTGATCTCCGGAGCCCGCACGCTGATAGACGGCCCCTTCCCGCTGATAGTCGTCGTCGAGACGGATATCGGCAAGGCGCTGGGGCACGCGCTCAATGTAAAGCTTGATCACAAAAAGCCGGTGATCTGTATCGACGGGATACATTCAGCCAGCGGTGATTATATAGATTTAGGCGAGCCTGTATTTGGAGGACATGTGCTGCCGGTCGTGATAAAGACGCTTATTTTCAATTCCTGAGCGGAAAATTTTTCTTCCGGCCTCAGATTTCGTAGTTACATCAAAAATGGAGAGGTGATAGCTGCATGAAGCTCAAGACAAAACTTTTGGGCCATACCTATGAATTTAAGTCACTGCGCGAGGTAATGGCCAAAGCGAACGAGGAGAAGTCGGGCGACAAACTTGCCGGGATCGCCGCGGAAAACGCGGAGGAACGGGTCGCCGCGAAGGTCGTCCTTTCCGAAGTGACGCTCGCGGAGCTGCGCAACACCCCCGCCGTGCCCTATGAGCAGGACGAGGTTACGCGCATCATCCAGGACGACATCAGCGAAAGGATCTATGACGAACATAAGAATATGACGGTCAGCGAATTCCGCGAATGGCTTCTGGACGAGGAGACGACGACGGCGATGATCCGCCGCGCTTCGCGCGGGCTGACGTCGGAGATGGTCTCCGCCGTCTGCAAGCTGATGGGCAACCTTGATCTCATCTACGCGGCGAAGAAGATCCCCGTCACGGCCCACTGCAACACGACGATCGGCCTGCCGGGGACCTTCTCGTCGCGCCTTCAGCCCAACAACACGACCGATGATCCCAAGGGCATCATCGCCTCGGTGATGGAGGGTTTCAGCCTCGGCTGCGGCGACGCGGTGCTCGGGCTCAACCCTGTTGACGACAGCGTTGAGTCGGTGGCGCGCATCCTGAAGATGTTCGACGAGTTCAAGAACAAGTGGGAAGTCCCGACGCAGATCTGCGTTCTGGCGCACGTTACGACGCAGACGGAGGCGGTGCGCAAGTTCAACGCGCCGATAGACCTCATGTTCCAGTCGATCGCCGGCTCCCAGAAGGGCAACGAGGCCTTCGGGCTCACCGCCGCGATGCTTGAGGAGGGGCGTGAAATGATGCTCCGCCACGGCACCTCGACGGGGCCGAATGTAATGTATTTCGAGACGGGGCAGGGCTCCGAGCTCTCCTCCGACGCGCATAACGGCTGGGACCAGCTGACGATGGAGGCGCGCTGCTACGGCTTCGCCCGCCATTACCACCCGTTCCTGGTCAACACCGTCGTCGGCTTCATCGGGCCGGAATATCTCTATGACTCGAAGCAGGTGACGCGCGCGGGGCTGGAGGACCATTTCATGGGCAAGCTGTCCGGGATACCGATGGGCTGCGACGCCTGCTATACAAACCATATGAAGGCCGATCAGAACGACATCGAGAACCTCGCGGCGCTGCTCGTGGCGGCCGGCTGCAACTACATCATGGGCGTCCCCCAGGGCGACGACTGCATGCTCATGTACCAGTGCACGGGCTATCACGAGGCCCAGACGCTGCGCGAGATATTCGGCCTGCGCCCGATCAAGCCCTTCGAGAAGTGGCTCGAGAAGATGGGCTTCCTCAAAGACGGCCGCCTCACGCCGCTGGCGGGAGACGCCTCGGCATTCGCGGGCAGATAGGAGGCTTTGAAAATGGTAGATCAGAATATGCTTAAAACGATCATAGAGCAGGTACTGACGGAGATGAATCTTGGAAACGCCGCTCCGGTCCGGTCGCCGGCCGCCGCCGAGGTCGCGGACGTCGTTAAAAATTCCGACGGGCTGACCACGGAAAGCGTCGTGAAGGTGGACGACGGCTTCATCCCCGACGTTTCGGCGATCGATATCCGCAAACAGTATCTGGTGGAAACCCCGCTGAACCGCGACGCCTATTACGACCTCAAGCAGTACGCTCCCGCCCGCCTCGGCATCGGCAAAGCGGGCGCCCGCTACAAGACGCTGCCGGTGCTTGAGTTCCGCGCCGCGCACTCCGCGGCGCAGGACGCGGTATTCTCGCCGATGGATCTGGAGTTCGTCGAGAAGCTGAACCTCTTCGTCGTCCGCACCATGTGCACCAGCAAGGACGAATACCTGACGCGGCCGGACCTCGGCCGCAAGCTGACTCCCGAGGGAGTGGCGATGATAAAGGAAAAATGCAAGAAGAACCCCACGGTGCAGATATTCGTCTCCGACGGGCTCTCGTCGGCGGCGGTAGTGGCGAACATCCCCGACCTGCTTCCGGCTCTCATGCAGGGACTTCAGAGCTACGGCATCGACGTAGGCACTCCCTTCTTTGTGGAATATGGGCGCGTCGGCGTCGAGGATGAGATCACGGAGATCACGGGAGCCACCGTCACCTGCGACCTCGTGGGCGAACGCCCCGGCCTGATCACCGCCGAATCGATGTCGGCCTACATCACCTATAAGGGTACGGTCGGCATGCCCGAGGCACGAAGGACGGTAATCTCAAACATCCATAAAGACGGCACGCCGCCTGTCGAGGCGGGGGCCCACATCGCGGAAGTCATCAAGATAATGCTGGAAAAGAAGGCCAGCGGAACAGACCTGAAACTGTAACAGGGGAGGCACGGGCTATGAAAAGAGATCCTTTAAAGGCTAATGTACTTGCAACACAGATAATTCCCAACGTTGACCCCTCTCTCGCCAAAGAGCTGGGGCTGTCGCCCTCTCAGCGTTCGCTGGCGCTCATCACCTCGGACTCCGACGACGTCACCTACACGGCGCTCGACGAGGCGACGAAAGCCGCCGACGTTCAGGTCGTATACGCGAAGAGCATGTACGCCGGGGCCGGCAACGCGACGACGAAGTACGTGGGAGAGATAATCGGCATCCTCGCGGGGCCGAACCCCGCCGAGGTCAAGAGCGGTCTGGCCGCCGCGGTGGATATGATAGAAAATGTGGCGCACTTCGTCTCGGCGAACGACGACGACTCGGTGCCCTACTACGCCTTCTGCATATCGCGCACCGGCTCCTATCTCTCGAAGGTGGCGGGCATCGCCGAGGGAGAGGCGCTCGCCTACCTCATCGCGCCGCCGCTGGAGGCGGTCTACGGCATGGACGCCGCGATGAAAGCCGCCGACGTCAGCATGTGCGCATTCTACGCGCCGCCCTCCGAAACAAACTTTGGCGGCGGCCTGCTCACCGGCTCACAGTCGGCTTGCAAGGCGGCCTGCGACGCCTTCGCGGCGGCGATAGAGTACGTCGCGGAGAACCCGAAAGTATAGACGATGAAAGCGTTGGGGCTGATGGAATTTCTCGGATACCTGCCCGCGGTAGACGGGTTGGACGTCGCGCTGAAAGCGGCCGGCGTCCGGCTTCAGAGCTGCCGCCGCGACGGAGGCGGCCTCGTCTCGCTCCTGATAACGGGCGAGGTGGCCGCGGTCAAGGCGTCGCTCTCCGCGGTGCGGGCGGCGTCCGGAAAGGCGCTGCTCTCATCGTCAGTGATAGCGCGCCCCGCGGATCAGCTTGCCGCGATGCTCGAGGGGATGTCTCCCTCTCCTCTGAGAGCTCCCGGGGCCGAAAAGAGGGAAGCGGGCGCGGATAAGTCCGAAAAAAAGTCACTCCTGCCGGCGGCGCTTCCGCCGGAACGTGAAGAAGAGGCGGCTCCATCAAAAGAGCCGGAAAAGGAGCTGAAGCGCGAAGAAAGCTTCGTCGATAAGGAACTCGGCGCAATGACGCTCAGAGAGCTCCGCGCGCTGGCGCGCCGGCTGGGGCTCTCCATGGGCGAGGAAAAGATACGGACCTCCAACAGGAAGACCCTCATTGCGGCGATAGAAAGGGAACAGGGGAGATAATATGCAGCTGCGTGACAAAGACCTTCTGTCCGTTCAAGAGGTGCGCGAACTGGTGAGCGCGGCGAAAGAGGCGCAGGCGGAACTTGCGGGCAAGAACCAGGAATACGTCGACCGGCTTGTGAAGTCGATCGCCGGCGCGGGCGTGAGAAACGCCGAACGCCTGGGACTCATGGCCTGCGAAGAGACCGGCTTCGGCATCCCCGCGGACAAAAAAATAAAGAATGTATTCGGAAGCCGCGCGGTCTATGAATATATCAAAGACCTGAAGACCGTCGGCGTAATAGACTGGGATGAAAAGAAACGGGTGCGCACGATCGCCGTCCCGCTCGGCGTCATCGCCGGGATCATCCCCTCGACGAACCCGACCTCGACGACCTTCTACAAGGCGCTCATCTCGCTGAAGGCGGGAAACGCCATCGTCTTCTCGCCGCACCCGCAGGCGAAGCGCTGCATCATGGAATCCGTCAAGGTGATAAAACAGGCGATCAGCGAGGCGGGCGGCAACGAAGACCTTGTCGGCTGCATCTCCATGCCGACGATGCAGGCGACCGAGTCGCTGATGCGCCACACGGACGTCGCGCTCATCCTGGCGACGGGCGGCGCGGCGATGGTGCGCGCGGCCTACTCCTCGGGAAATCCGGCGATCGGCGTCGGTCCCGGAAACGGGCCCTCCTTCATCGAGCGCTCCGCCGACCTCAAAGAGGCGGTGGCGCAGATAGTCGCCTCCAAGACCTTCGACAACGGCACGATCTGCGCCTCGGAACAGTCCGTGATCTGCACGGACGACTACTTTGAGGAGGTCAAGGCCGAGATGGAGCGGCAGGGCTGCTGCTTCCTCGACGACGGCGAACGGGCGAAGCTCGGCAAGTACATCCTCCGCGCGAACGGAACGATGAACCCCGAGATCGTCGGCAAAAGTGCGCAGGTCATCGCGAAACTCGCGGATATCACGATCCCCGCCGGCACCAGGATAATCGTAGCGCCGGAGGACGGCGTCGGCTACGGCCACCCATACTCGAACGAGAAACTCGCGCCGATACTGGCCTTCTACCGCGCGCCCGATTATAAGCAGGTCTGCGAAAAATGCGAAGAGATCCTTTGCTACGAGGGGGCGGGGCATACCTTCTCCATCCATTCGCAGAACGAGGAGATCATCGCCCACTTCTCGGCGCGCATCCCCGTTTCGCGCGTCATCGTCAACGGGGGAAGCACGCTGGGAGGGATAGGCGCGACGACGGGACTGGTGCCCGCGCTGACGCTCGGCTGCGGCGCGGAGGGCGGCAGCTCCACCTCCGACAACGTCGGGCCGCTCAACCTCATCAACAAGCGCCTCGTCGCCTATCCGCTGAAAACGACGGCGGAGGTGAGGGCCTCGATGCCGCCGTGTCCCGACGGCATCTGCGAAAGCGGCATCGACGAGGCGGCGCGGTTTGACAACGTGGACGTGAACGCGGTCGTGGCGGAAATACTGAAAAGATTAAGAGCCTAGCCGCCGGACGATACCGGACAGCGGTCAGGCAAAGTTTAAAAAATAAACTGACGGAGGAATGTAAAGATGATGAATCAGCAGGCGCTTGGAATGATAGAGACAAAAGGGCTCGTCCCCGCCATCGAGGCGGCGGATGCGATGGTAAAGGCGGCTAACGTCAACCTCATCGGCAAGGTTCAGGTGGGCGGCGGCCTCGTCACCGTCATGGTGCGCGGGGACGTCGGCGCGGTCAAGGCGGCGACTGACGCCGGCGCGGCGGCGGCGGAGCGCGTCGGAGAGCTTCTCTCCGTGCATGTGATCCCGCGCCCCGCGGAGGACGTGGACTACCTTCTGCCCACACTTAAAACAGAGGCGTAAGCGCGCCGAAAACATCGTGAGCCTCCGCCCGGCCGTTCACGGCCCGGACGGAGGCCCATATCGGAGACTGTCAGCGAGACAGGATTAAAAAGACAAAAGGAGTGGCGAAAATGGCAGACCAGCAGGCGCTTGGAATGATAGAGACAAAGGGGCTCGTCCCCGCGATAGAGGCCTCCGACGCGATGGTGAAGGCGGCCAACGTGAAACTTATCGGCAAGGTGCAGGTGGGCGGCGGCCTTGTGACCGTCATGGTACGCGGAGACGTCGGCGCGGTCAAGGCGGCGACTGACGCCGGCGCGGCGGCGGCCGAGCGTGTCGGCGAGCTGCTTTCCGTTCATGTGATCCCGCGTCCCGCGGCGGATGTCGACTACCTTCTGCCGACCTTGAAGTAAACCGGGACGCTCTTAGGAGTTGATTCCCTTGAGAGTTATTACAGAGGCGATGCTGCGCGACGAACTCAAAAGAAGCGAAATCGCTGAATATCGCGTGCCGGCGGGCATGATGCTCTCGCCCGCGGCGCGCGAGTATCTGCAGCAGCGGAAGATAAAGATAGGCAGGGAGTCCGCCTCCGAGCGCCCGCAGGCGGCGGCTCCCGCCGAAAAAAAGCCTGAGACGGCGCTCCCGCCGCAGGCGAAATACAGGGATTACGAGACGGGCGCGCTCTATCTTGAAAAACCGGAGTACATGACTCAGATCGAGGGAGACATGCTGGTGGTGAAAAACCATCCGCGGATAGCCTTTCGCGGCAAGCTGGACAGCCTCCAGGCGCTCATCGTGCTCGACCAGGCGATCTTGAGCGAAAAGGCGGGCTACGGCAAAGTGATCGCGGACCTTGACGACATCCTCGGCGTGCTGCGCGAGATAATGCGCTGCGACGCCCTGAACGAGCCGCTGCGTGTGGAGAAGATAATCGGCTTCACATCCGCAGAACTGCGCGAGCGTTCGCACGCGCCGATGAAATTCTTCCATGTGAAATACATGCGTCTGCCCGATTACAAGATGGGTGTCGCATACGCCCTGCTGAACCAACTGCGCGCGGCGGTGCGCGAAGCGGAGGTGACGGCGGTGAACGCCTTTAAGAACGGTACGAACTATGAGCGGCAGGATATCCTCGAAATATTCAACCGCCTCTCGAGCGCCGTACACATCATGATGTGCCTCTATTTGCAGGAGAACAACATATGAGCGGCGCGATGAACGGAATAACGGCGGAGATCGTGAACCGCGTGCTTGAAGCGATCGCGGAGGCCGGGCTCGTCGAGGTCGAGGTCTCGGCGCGCCATGTGCACCTCTCGGAAAAAGACTGGGAGATACTTTTCGGCTCCGCCCAAAAAGACCTGACGCCCAAGCGCCCCCTGTCCCAGCCCGGGCAATACCTCTCGGAAGAGCGCGTCAGCCTCATCACTCCGAAGGGCAGGATGGACAGGGTCGCGGTACTCGGCCCCTTCCGGGGCCAGACGCAGGTCGAACTTTCAAAGAGCGACTGCGTCTCCCTCGGCATCGACGCGCCGATAAGGGAGTCTGGGCATATCGACGGCAGCGGCCGCATCACGATAGAGGGGCCCAAGGGAGCGGTGACGATCCCCCAGGGCGTGATCATCGCGAAGCGCCACGTGCATGTGCCGGAGGCCGCCGCGCGGCACCTCGGCTTCAAAAACGGCGAGATCGTCAGCGTGCAGCTCTTCACCGACAGGCCGGTAATATTGCAGGACGTCGTGCTGCGCGTAAGCGATAAATTCAGCTACCGTATGCACATAGACTTTGACGAGGCGAACGCCGCGGACGTGCGCGGCTTCACGCTGGGACAGATATTGAAACAGGGGCCCGTCAAATGATGGACCTGAAAAGGGTGAACGCCTGCATGGCGAAGGTGGCGGCCTCCGAAAAGAGATGCTTCAAGCCGGCGGGGAAAAAACTCAAGGCCGGCCTCGATCTCGGTACCGCCTACATTGTCATCGTCGTGCTCGACGAAAACGACGACCCCGTGGCCTGTGAAAAAGAGGGGGCAAGCGTGCTCCGCGACGGCGTCGTCGTCGACTACCAGGGGGCGCTTGCGGTAGTGCGCCGGCTCAAAGGCGAGCTCGAAAGGCGGCTCGGCACCGAGCTCGGCAAGTGCGCGATCGCGATGCCCGCCGGGACCGAAAGCAGCGCCCGCACCCACCGGTACATCGCGGAGGGCGCAGGCTTCGAGGTGACCGAGATACTTGACGAGCCGACGGCGGCGAACTCCGTCTACAAGATAGAAAACGGCGTAGTCGTGGACATCGGCGGCGGTACGACGGGGCTCGCGATATTCAAAGACGGCGTCGTGGAGAAGATCTACGACGAACCGACCGGGGGGACGCACCTCAGCCTCGTCCTTTCGGGCAACTACCGGATACCTTTTGACCAGGCCGAGGTGATAAAGCAGGACTATCGGAAGCACGCGGAGATATTCCCCATCGTGCGCCCCGTGATCGAGAAGATGGCGACGATCGTCGCGCGCAACATAGACACGGACGAGACCGACACGATATACCTCTGCGGCGGAACGAGCTGCCTCACCGGCATCGAGGAGGTCTTTGAAAAGGTTACCGGCGTTCATACGGTGAAACCGGAAAATCCCTTCCTCGTCACCCCGACGGGGATCGCGATGAACTGCAAGGTATAGAGGGAAGGAGGCCTGCTTGAAAATGATCAACGAAGAGCTGATCGCGGAGATCGTGACGCGCGTCATTGAGAAACTGGCGGCGCTGGAAAACGCGCCCTGCGCCGCGGCCCCGGAGACGGGGAAAGACGCCGGCGAGATAAAGATCGAAAAACGCGTGATAACGGAAAAAGACATCATCGCCGCGCGCGGCGGCGGGGCCTCGGCGGTCTGTGTCGCGCGGCGCGCGATAATGACGGACCTGGCCAAAGAATACGCGCAGGCGCACGGGATCGTTATAAAACGCTGCTGACGGAGGGAAGATACGATGAAGGTCGCAAGAGTGATCGGCAATATATGGGCTACGCGCAAAGAACAGAAGCTCTCCGGCTTCACGCTCTTGATCCTTCAGCGCATAGATATAACGACGGGTCAGGACGACGGGGCGCCGATAGTCGCGGTCGACCTGATCGGCGCGGGCTGCGGCGAGATGGTGATATTTGTCGGAGGAAGCTCGGCGCGCAGCGCCGCGGGCGACATGTCAGTCCCCGTGGACGCCACGGTGGTGGCGATAGTTGACAACTTTGAACTGCCCGGCTGCAAGAGGGAGTGAAAAGATGGAATTATTAGAGGCGATAAAATGGGCGGGGGTAGTCGGCGAGGGCGGCGCGGGCTTTCCGACCTACGCGAAGCTTGATACGCGGGCCGAGTGCTTCATCGTCAACGGGGCCGAATGCGAGCCGCTCATCGAGACGGACAAATACCTCATGCGCACCTTCCCCGACGAGATCGTCGCGGGGACGGCGGCGGTGTCCGCCCACCTCGGCGCCAAACGTACCGTTATCGCGCTCAAGTCAAAATACAAGGCGGAGTCGGAGGCCCTCTCGCGGGCGATCGAAAAAAGCGGCGCGGCAATCGAGATCGTGAAAATGCCCGCCTTCTACCCGGCGGGAGACGAGCATACAATGGTCTACTACGTGACGGGCCGCAGCATCCCCGCGCGTGGCATCCCGATCAGCGTCGGCTGTGTCGTGGACAACGTCGGAACGATGCGGAGCGTTTACGAGGCGCTTGAGGGCAGGCCGGTGACGGACAAATACCTCTCCGTCACCGGGGACGTGCGCGAGCCGGTCATGCTGCGCGTGCCGATCGGCACATATTTCCGCGAATGCGTGGCGCTCGCGGGGACCGGGCTCTCCGAATACGCGGCCGTCAACGGCGGCCCGATGATGGGGCTGGTCCTCTCGGAAAAAGAAAAGATCGACGCGGCGGTGGTGACGAAGACGACGGGCAATATACTCGTCCTGCCGCCCGACCATTACCTTGTGGAACGTTCAAAACTCAAGATGCAGCGGATACGCCTCCAGTCACGCAGCGCCTGCATACAGTGCCGCTACTGCACCGACCTCTGCCCGCGCTGGCTCATCGGGCAGGAGATGGAGCCCCACCTGGTGATGCGCGGGCTGTGGATGGAGAGCCGGATAAAAGACGACGCGGAATTCGTGCGCGCCTTCGGCGACGCGATGAACTGCTGCAGCTGCGGGATATGCGAACTCTACGCCTGTCCGATGAACCTCTCGCCGCGCCGCGTCAACGAATACTTCAAAGGAGTATTGCGCTCGCGCGGCCTTGAATCCAAAGTCGAGCCGCATCCGGCGGCGCGCGGCTCGTTCGGCGACAGGCTGATACCGACGGAGAGGCTCGTCGCGCGCCTCGGCCTCCGGGACTACTATCCGGGACACGCCGGCCGGTGTATCGAATACCGGCCGAAAGAGGTCTTCATACCATTCCGGCAGAGCATCGGCAGGGCGGCGGAGGCGGTGGCGGAGAACGGCGCGCGGGTGCGCCGCGGCGACCTTATCGCGAAGGCGGCCGAGGGCCTTTCCTCGAATATCTACGCAAGCATAGACGGGACTGTAACAGATATCGGCGTGCAGGGCGCGCGCATAGTAAGCGGGGTGTAAATGAAGATGGGAAACGCTATCGGAATGATAGAACTATCGAGCATCGCGGAGGGCGTCAACACCGCCGACGTGATGGTGAAGGCGGCGAACGTCGAACTTATCCATGCCTCGACCGTCTGCCCCGGGAAATATGTGGCCATCGTCCACGGCGAGGTCGGCGCGGTGCGCGCCTCGATGAAGGCGGGGCTGGGCGCGGCGGGGCATTACGTCGTCGACGACCTGCTGATACCGAACATCGACCCGCAGATATGCCCGGCGATCATGATGACCACCGAGCCGGGGGAGATCGAGGCCGTGGGCGTCATAGAATACTTCTCCGTAGCCTCGGCGATAATGGCGGCCGACGTCGCGGTGAAAGCGGCTAATGTGAGGCTCATCGAAATACGCATCGGCTTCGCGATCGGCGGCAAAGGCTTCGTCACCCTCACGGGGGACGTCGGCTCGGTGCGCGCCGCCGTCGCCGCGGCTGCGAAAGAGGAGGCGCTGCTGGTTTCAAAGACGGTCATACCGAAGCCGTCGCGCCAGCTCGTAGAGAAACTTATATGAACCAAAACCGGAAACGCCGGGCCACGGCAGTGCCGGCGTCTTTGTAAAACAGGAAAGAGGGAATGAAAAATGTTCGACGAACTGATCAGCAACCTTTCAAACATACAGGTATTCACGGAAAGCCTGCATGGCTGGGTCAGCGGCCTCTCTGTCAACTCGGCGATCATCTTCGTGATGATGCTGTTCATGCTCCTGGGCGCGGTCGACAAGATCCGCGGCAACAAATGGGGCTACGGAGAGGAATTTGACAACGGATTCAACGCGATGGGCCCGCTCGCCATCGCGATGGCCGGCGTCGTCGCCGCCGCGCCGGTGCTCGCGATAATCCTCAAACCGATCATCGTTCCCATCTACGGCATGGTCGGCTCCGACGCCTCGATGTTCGCGACGACGCTGCTCGCCTGCGACATGGGAGGCTATCCGCTCGCGATGAAACTTGCCGCCAACGAATCGATCGGCAACTTCTCGGGGCTGATACTCGGCACGATGATGGGGCCGACGATCGTCTTCACGATACCCGTAGCGCTGTCGATCATCAAAGTGCAGGACCGCCCCTACCTCGGCGCGGGCGTCCTCGCGGGACTCATCACCGTCCCGCTCGGCTGCATCGCGGGCGGCCTGCTGATGAACATGACGCCCTACAAGATAGACCTGGGGA
The window above is part of the Cloacibacillus evryensis DSM 19522 genome. Proteins encoded here:
- a CDS encoding acetaldehyde dehydrogenase (acetylating), with protein sequence MQLRDKDLLSVQEVRELVSAAKEAQAELAGKNQEYVDRLVKSIAGAGVRNAERLGLMACEETGFGIPADKKIKNVFGSRAVYEYIKDLKTVGVIDWDEKKRVRTIAVPLGVIAGIIPSTNPTSTTFYKALISLKAGNAIVFSPHPQAKRCIMESVKVIKQAISEAGGNEDLVGCISMPTMQATESLMRHTDVALILATGGAAMVRAAYSSGNPAIGVGPGNGPSFIERSADLKEAVAQIVASKTFDNGTICASEQSVICTDDYFEEVKAEMERQGCCFLDDGERAKLGKYILRANGTMNPEIVGKSAQVIAKLADITIPAGTRIIVAPEDGVGYGHPYSNEKLAPILAFYRAPDYKQVCEKCEEILCYEGAGHTFSIHSQNEEIIAHFSARIPVSRVIVNGGSTLGGIGATTGLVPALTLGCGAEGGSSTSDNVGPLNLINKRLVAYPLKTTAEVRASMPPCPDGICESGIDEAARFDNVDVNAVVAEILKRLRA
- a CDS encoding BMC domain-containing protein is translated as MNQQALGMIETKGLVPAIEAADAMVKAANVNLIGKVQVGGGLVTVMVRGDVGAVKAATDAGAAAAERVGELLSVHVIPRPAEDVDYLLPTLKTEA
- the eutM gene encoding ethanolamine utilization microcompartment protein EutM, which translates into the protein MADQQALGMIETKGLVPAIEASDAMVKAANVKLIGKVQVGGGLVTVMVRGDVGAVKAATDAGAAAAERVGELLSVHVIPRPAADVDYLLPTLK
- the eutA gene encoding ethanolamine ammonia-lyase reactivating factor EutA; protein product: MGRLGGETITSVGIDVGTSTTQLIFSRIKIENRASSYTAPRISIVGKEVFYRSPIYFTPLLSSTEIDAEAVKRIVTEEYKRAGMTPAMVNTGAIIITGDTARKKNANQLLSALSALSGDFVVATAGPDLESVLSARGAGTDKISEDNRAVVANLDVGGGTSNIALYEKGSLRGVTCLDIGGRLVKVENDFITYVYPKIEKIAADNGLAVKAGERADAERLRSLCRLMAGYLAEAVGLLPRSESCRYLYTNDGKGLPEGLPAITGVTFSGGVADFVYSPSQGDLFRFGDIGVILGDEIRKQPAFSQVKLYTPAETIRATVVGAGTCATEISGSTIAYTPGILPIQNIPILRVPDEDEATPERVERSIKFQLPLFMPEGRQEQIAISLSGDRYKSFSAVQRLAEAVISGARTLIDGPFPLIVVVETDIGKALGHALNVKLDHKKPVICIDGIHSASGDYIDLGEPVFGGHVLPVVIKTLIFNS
- the pduL gene encoding phosphate propanoyltransferase, producing the protein MSGAMNGITAEIVNRVLEAIAEAGLVEVEVSARHVHLSEKDWEILFGSAQKDLTPKRPLSQPGQYLSEERVSLITPKGRMDRVAVLGPFRGQTQVELSKSDCVSLGIDAPIRESGHIDGSGRITIEGPKGAVTIPQGVIIAKRHVHVPEAAARHLGFKNGEIVSVQLFTDRPVILQDVVLRVSDKFSYRMHIDFDEANAADVRGFTLGQILKQGPVK
- the eutC gene encoding ethanolamine ammonia-lyase subunit EutC, producing MVDQNMLKTIIEQVLTEMNLGNAAPVRSPAAAEVADVVKNSDGLTTESVVKVDDGFIPDVSAIDIRKQYLVETPLNRDAYYDLKQYAPARLGIGKAGARYKTLPVLEFRAAHSAAQDAVFSPMDLEFVEKLNLFVVRTMCTSKDEYLTRPDLGRKLTPEGVAMIKEKCKKNPTVQIFVSDGLSSAAVVANIPDLLPALMQGLQSYGIDVGTPFFVEYGRVGVEDEITEITGATVTCDLVGERPGLITAESMSAYITYKGTVGMPEARRTVISNIHKDGTPPVEAGAHIAEVIKIMLEKKASGTDLKL
- a CDS encoding ethanolamine ammonia-lyase subunit EutB is translated as MKLKTKLLGHTYEFKSLREVMAKANEEKSGDKLAGIAAENAEERVAAKVVLSEVTLAELRNTPAVPYEQDEVTRIIQDDISERIYDEHKNMTVSEFREWLLDEETTTAMIRRASRGLTSEMVSAVCKLMGNLDLIYAAKKIPVTAHCNTTIGLPGTFSSRLQPNNTTDDPKGIIASVMEGFSLGCGDAVLGLNPVDDSVESVARILKMFDEFKNKWEVPTQICVLAHVTTQTEAVRKFNAPIDLMFQSIAGSQKGNEAFGLTAAMLEEGREMMLRHGTSTGPNVMYFETGQGSELSSDAHNGWDQLTMEARCYGFARHYHPFLVNTVVGFIGPEYLYDSKQVTRAGLEDHFMGKLSGIPMGCDACYTNHMKADQNDIENLAALLVAAGCNYIMGVPQGDDCMLMYQCTGYHEAQTLREIFGLRPIKPFEKWLEKMGFLKDGRLTPLAGDASAFAGR
- a CDS encoding ATP-binding protein — protein: MRVITEAMLRDELKRSEIAEYRVPAGMMLSPAAREYLQQRKIKIGRESASERPQAAAPAEKKPETALPPQAKYRDYETGALYLEKPEYMTQIEGDMLVVKNHPRIAFRGKLDSLQALIVLDQAILSEKAGYGKVIADLDDILGVLREIMRCDALNEPLRVEKIIGFTSAELRERSHAPMKFFHVKYMRLPDYKMGVAYALLNQLRAAVREAEVTAVNAFKNGTNYERQDILEIFNRLSSAVHIMMCLYLQENNI
- a CDS encoding BMC domain-containing protein → MKALGLMEFLGYLPAVDGLDVALKAAGVRLQSCRRDGGGLVSLLITGEVAAVKASLSAVRAASGKALLSSSVIARPADQLAAMLEGMSPSPLRAPGAEKREAGADKSEKKSLLPAALPPEREEEAAPSKEPEKELKREESFVDKELGAMTLRELRALARRLGLSMGEEKIRTSNRKTLIAAIEREQGR
- the eutL gene encoding ethanolamine utilization microcompartment protein EutL; the encoded protein is MKRDPLKANVLATQIIPNVDPSLAKELGLSPSQRSLALITSDSDDVTYTALDEATKAADVQVVYAKSMYAGAGNATTKYVGEIIGILAGPNPAEVKSGLAAAVDMIENVAHFVSANDDDSVPYYAFCISRTGSYLSKVAGIAEGEALAYLIAPPLEAVYGMDAAMKAADVSMCAFYAPPSETNFGGGLLTGSQSACKAACDAFAAAIEYVAENPKV